aaaataaaaaacaagagaCACTACAAAGAAAAGGCCCTATTCCAGTTCTTGAATTCTTCGGAATTCACCCCATAAAACGCAGCATCTGGCCTATACCAAGAATTCTGGGTTCTTCGCACAATGGACGCCTTAGTTTTGTTGCAACTGCTAGAATTCAGCAGATGTCGTGAATCGTTGGGAAAACAGATATAAAACCATCGTTTTATACTGATGGAAAAAACAGAGGAAGCCGCTGCAACTGCCGTAGAGGAGTACCATTTGTAATCGCTGCAGCAAATTTCTTGGGTTGATTAGTAACGTCGCAATACTGAAAGGAAGCCGCTGCAATATATCAGGTTTCTCAACGACTGACAAATTTATTTCGCTGTAAGTTCTATTGCACATCGGCAGCCCATCAACCACAAGTTATATTTCGTTCGCCAAACTCTGTCCTTTCTCAACGACTAAGAATAAATGGGTTTCTGGGTTTGTGGGCGGCATTGAAGGGGAGGCGGTGGAGCTGCGCCGTGAAGGAAGGCAGCTGCGTGGCTTGTACACACGACTTGAGCGAGATCCGTGTGGGGGAGAGTAGATTGACGGGGAGAGAGACGGAGAGCTTGGATCGGGGCTCTGGACCTTTCGTAGCTGGAGGTGGAGCATGAGGGTGGCGGTGGAGCTGCGCCGTCGCTGCCATGGAGGAAGGCAGCGCAGGGCTTATACACACGGCTTGAGCGAGATCCGTCGTTGGGAGAATAGATCGACagggagagagatggagagCTTGGATCGGGGCTCTGGACCTTTCGTAGCTGGAGGTGGAGCATGGGGGTGGCGGTGGAGCTGCGCCGTGGAGGAAGGCGGCGATTTGTGGGTTTGTGggtgaagagagagggagattacCTGGGACAGAGAGAAGCCGCGTGAGAGGGGCCAGCGACTGAGGAGGTGGACGGTGATGGTGGATCGACGGCGGCGTTCAGTGGAGAGGAGATTGAGCGAGATCGAGAAGCAGAAGATGAGGGAGATCGAGAAGCCGCATGAAGAAATTTCTGCAGATCGACGAACCAGAAAGTCACGGACTCACAGGGGGGAAagagaaatgggagagaaaaagGTGGGAAAAAGTGAGTATAAGAAAACGTACTTTTTACTTCGAAATTTACATAGCTGCAAAAGGATTTCTTTTTATTGCAGCGATTGTTTTGTTGCAACAAGTAAAAAATGAGCcggaaaaaatattttgaatattgcAGCAAACTGTAGCTGTcgtaaaaagtgaaaaattgctgcaaaaaactaatttcaaattttgatgtAAAAAACTTTGCATCAACATATAAATTGCTGCAAATAAAGGTTTTTTGCAGTAATTTTATTTCCATCAAACTTTAAATGGCTAGAAAAAGGCTTTATTCTTGTAGTGAGATAAGCCACACGTACATGTCGGGCTTGGATATTAATCTAAACCACATTAACAGTCCAATTTTGAGTGAAGGTAGTTACCAGTTCTTCGCAACCAAAACTCTAAGCATACAACAGAACCGTAAAAACTGTTAGAATATatagtttaaattatttaaatttatataacaaaataattttatttaaaggaTTTTACGTCACACACCTTCCGAATAGCactattctttattaattttatcataaattttttGGTTAAAAACTATTTTCAATGGACCATATAGAAAGATTATGTAGAGTAGtgcaatttgaattttgaagaaacTTTACAATGGACAGTTCTCTACGTACGTGACTGAGGATTGTGATCATTGAGAATAGTTTTCAACCAAAACTTTACGATACAGTTAATAAAAGAAGCAAAATATGTATAGCTGAGTTCAAATGAAATTCTTAACAGACTATGCGTTTGGGCCGCATTGGCCGTTGGTTTCTTTACCAGGCgggaaaaaatagttttttcttCAGCCTGGGGAAAAAATAGATTTGCAACCAAAAGAAGAGTACAACCTTCGTAAGTCGGACAAATACAGAAAaccagaaacaaagaaaatatttttctacatTGACTTACAACCATCATCGATACTAAAAATTTTCAGTGAACTGACCTCTAGTTTTCATCCCTACCAAACACAAGACAATTAAGAAACAGCTTGCTCAAAATGTTTTCCTCTGTCAAAAAAAGCAAAtctaaaacccaaaaaaaaaaaaaaaaaagaacaaaagaacaaaaagaagatCAAGATCAGGAGAAAATATTTGAGACACATCAGGAGCCAAAGGCCCAAGCACTCTCCTTTCtgacttcttcctcttcttcgggggtgaaatcattcttgatgttgaagGTTGCACGTATCTCATCCGGACTTTTTCCTTTAATCATATCGACAACCCTCTTGCATGCCAGTGTCAACAACTCCTCGATATTAAGGTAGTTTGCTGCCAAGAGAAGGTCATAGAGAACAGCCTGATCAACGTCGATAAAACCAGCGTCGTACTTGTTGAGTTCATCCTCGGTGACGGTAGGATCGGCATGCTTCTCGCACCACTGAAGCACACTGGCCAGGGTCTTGCCGTCGACGTTTGGCAACGGGATCGTCCCATTAGAAACGCCGTCCTCGACCATGTACTTAATGATTTGGGACTTCACGGCCACGGCCTCTTCCACCTCGAAAGTTTCATCGTCTTTGCTCTTCAACTTCAGCATCCGGCCAGTAGTACTCTGCATCGACGACGATGGCATGATCGCTGGATGTTCTCAAGAAATAGTAACTTGTTGGAGGTTGAAATTGAATAGGGGGGGAATGATGAACGTACAGCTTTCGTGGAGAAGTCGGGTTTATATAGACGTGCCTTTACCAATCCTTCCCGAAGAAGAATTTGAATCGCATTTGGAATAGGATAGATATGATTTTGTCTTGTAATTCTCGTGTAACTTACTTACGTGGAGCTGTATTTTAACTCCAACGTGATGGGTTTCCGCATCAAAGTTCCAACAATCATGTGGTAGATTATAAAGaggaaaaaatcatttattacctattttttcaacatattctataacatttaaaatataataaagaaatattcaTGCTTGACTTTATTCTATTACTTTTTAACTCTTATAAATGAAGTGTGAATTATTTGGAAGTCTATAATAcaagatatatttaaatctataaTACAACATATCTAAAGTTTGAAAATGTTagctttatttaaaaaaatgttacaaaaaaATGTATTAGTTACTGgtatgttaaaaattatgaaatttaaaaatttaaatttaaataaaaaatttgacaaaataaatattatactttaaattatataaaaaatcttcacaaccttCCAACACTCCAcacttcatatttttttaatttttattattttatcttttatcaaatatttaatatataaataataaataaaagaattaaattaatttaaaaaaaataaatttaaaaaaatattaaaaaattaaaaaaaaaaatagaatatagaGTGTTGAAAAGTTATGTAGCATTCCTCTAAATTATAAGTAAACATGTACGCCTAAAATTTAGGATCACTTTGCAGCCTAGTGGCGACATAGGGGCGGCCATAGCCACCCAgcccctcaaaaaaaaaaaaaattataatttctgtatgctctataaaaatttttaaaacaacaatatatttagaaatagctttctttaatttttttttttttttatagttctaaaattttgtttaaaatctatttttaaggatgtggcttctccaaaattaaaattaaagctaagtttaggagaaataataaacttattaatatgaatcttaaaattttttgttatacaatattagggtttttaatatacaatttaaagtgaaaacacaagaaaaattatttaaggtcaataatctatatgaaaaatagtttgtaattatgtttttatgatttttcaatctctttttaatttacacaaaataaatgatgtttACAGTCCTAGGAAATGCAAACTCCGCacactctttttgaaaaaaaatagttatatcTAGAActcgtataaaaaaattattttttaatgatgaacccccactttttttaattagaatGCATAGAGTGTGTATACCCTAAGACTGTATCTATTATTACTCTTTACATAAATGTATCACACAATAGAAAAGTTGGTCCCCCTTGACACAATTGCTGGACGTTCACCCACTGTTGTTGCAGCATGTTTATGACCCCGCTGCAGCTAGATTTTTCGAAACAGAACTTTGGTAAGATGAACTAGTATGAGGAGGATTCATTGAGATTgcctttaataataaaatatatgccCATCACAGGTGGAAACACAGTATAATTCTTTGgtggttataatatttttcatatactaaaatataaaaataaaaatctattcatcatcaattttcttATCATTATCATCCTTGAGATTACAAGTTGGAGCGGCTTTGTAGTCTAGAGATAAGCAAAGAAAGGCAGAGCCGCAGAGGAAATAGACTGCTCAAGCCTCCACACCAGTTCATCCAAATTGAAAGTTCAGTTCCACTCCAAACAACttgtaaaatttttaagaataaattaaCAAAGTAAACCAATTTTTGTTAATCCGCAAACAAAAGTAAACCAATTAATTCAATATTGTTTTGTTCTGTCTCTCAAGTCAGTATTAAGGTACTTAAAAGAGCAATTATCACTAGAACATCATTATTAGAAGACGTTATTGTATATGATCTTTGTCGTACTTGGACTTTTACCTATTCTTGCTATCAACAAAATCatatttaccaataaaaaaaatacttaaaagagcAATCAAAATCTAAGTAACTAGAAAGACAAAAAGAATCTACAATTGTTTTTAATTCTTGAGGAGGAAGTATTCGATTAGATCACTTAACTTAGCACAAGGAAAATCCGTGACTAACAAAAAGGATTTCGTCAGTCCAACTATTTACTGCGTAATCGAATGTAACAGTACAAAACTACCATTTAATCCAAATATTTACAAGAAGTAGCTTCACAACTGCTCCTATATATACCCAACTCAAACAAGGTGGCAATCAGTGTAAAACATTACCCCCACCCTATTGGAACatgagataatttgagaaaaaacatCACCCACAAGTGTACAAAAGCATGCTTCTTAACCATATATAAGCACAGTATAATAATGTACTAAACTTTTTTGCAAATGCCTTAATACATTCTAATGTGCCATTCGATTACAAGAAGTAGGAAACAGTGCTGTCACACTTCACTTAGCACAAGGAGTATTCGTGACTAATAACAAGGATTTCGTCAATCCACCTATATTTTACCTGATGCTGCCTTCGAATAAGGATCCTTCCTGGTTCTTCCAACCTCAGGAACTATCATACTAAATCCAGAAGGCTCTGATCCCCCCATCTTCTGAATCGAAGGAGAATGCTTTCTGTGACTTCATTTCTTCACGAGCTGGCTTTTGTATCTCTGCTTGCCCCATTAGTTTCCGACATATGCTGATCTCTTCCTCCAGTTTAACTACCTTCATTTGCAATGCCTTCAGTTCCCGTACTTCATGACTCTCACTCTCAGACTTCTGTTCTAACTACTTGAAAAACTTAGAAACAGGAGCTCCACCTGCAAATACAGCAGAAACCCAAAAGGAGTATAATACAAGAATTGAAACCCAGTAAAAGATTTTGAAGACTCTAGAGACTCAAACAAAAACCCAGGGTTAGACTAAACAGGAATTACTATGCACTACGTATTTGTCTAGTCTTCGACATATGAATTTTAACATGCCCACAAATATGCGTGAGcactttgaaattttaaaaattctagaGGGGAAATTTACCGGTCTGTACAACGGTGCATCAACCAATTCCAATcagaaaaaaaactaaagaaaactaAACCTCCTGAATGATTAAGCACTTTCATAACACGTGCAGGCATGCTCCGCCACACGCTGGTGCATTGAACCGTGAAGTTAACAGCAATATTCAACTTAAGAGAGAACTAAGGACGTATTATATTCACTGAAAACTGATTATATTACAATGCAATAAAACCTGCTGCTCAAGAAACTAAACAAGCAGCAAAAGGGAAGGAAGAATACAAGCTTCTcgcacaaaagaaaaaaaaaaaaaaaaagaacaaaagaacaaaaagaagaggaggagaaaatatttgagataCATCTGGAGCCAAAGGCCCAAGCACTCTCCTTTCTGACTTCTTCCTGTTCTTCGGGGGTGAAatcattcttgatgttgaagGCTGTGCGTATCTCATCCGGACTTTTTCCTTTAATCATGTCGACAACCCTCTTGAATGCCAGTTTCAAAAACTCCTCGATATTGAGGTAGTTTGCTGCCAAGAGAAGGTCGTAGAGAACAGCCTGATCAACGTCGATAAAACTAGCGTCGTACTTGTTGAGTTCATCCTCAGTGACAGTAGGATCGGCATGCTTCTCGCACCACTGAAGCACACTGGCCAGGGTCTTGCCGTCGACGTTTGGCAACGGGATCGTCCCATTAGAAACGCCGTCCTCGACCATGTACTTAATGATTTGGGACTTCACGGCCACGGCCTCTTCCACCTCGAAAGTTTCATCGTCTTTGCTCTTCAACTTCAGCATCCGGCCAGTAGTACTCTGCATCGACGACGATGCCATGATCGCTGGATGTTCTCAAGAA
This Carya illinoinensis cultivar Pawnee chromosome 11, C.illinoinensisPawnee_v1, whole genome shotgun sequence DNA region includes the following protein-coding sequences:
- the LOC122282613 gene encoding SKP1-like protein 11, which codes for MPSSSMQSTTGRMLKLKSKDDETFEVEEAVAVKSQIIKYMVEDGVSNGTIPLPNVDGKTLASVLQWCEKHADPTVTEDELNKYDAGFIDVDQAVLYDLLLAANYLNIEELLTLACKRVVDMIKGKSPDEIRATFNIKNDFTPEEEEEVRKESAWAFGS
- the LOC122280593 gene encoding SKP1-like protein 11, with the translated sequence MASSSMQSTTGRMLKLKSKDDETFEVEEAVAVKSQIIKYMVEDGVSNGTIPLPNVDGKTLASVLQWCEKHADPTVTEDELNKYDASFIDVDQAVLYDLLLAANYLNIEEFLKLAFKRVVDMIKGKSPDEIRTAFNIKNDFTPEEQEEVRKESAWAFGSRCISNIFSSSSFCSFVLFFFFFLLCEKLVFFLPFCCLFSFLSSRFYCIVI